The Candidatus Eisenbacteria bacterium DNA window CCGCGCGAAGCCGACGCGCTCCTTCCAGATCAGCTTGTAGCGCTCGCCCTTGTGCTTCATCACCTCGCGTCCGCCGCCGGGGAAGACCAGCACGGCCTCGCCTTTCGCGAACAACGCGGCGCAGTTCTCGCGGGTGCCGTGCACGGCGCCGAGCCGCCGCAGCACGTCGCGCCAGACCGGCACGGCGAAATGGTTGTGGTCGCCGAGCCCGCGGACCAGGCGGCCCGTCCCGTTCAGGATCGCGAGCCCCAGCATCGGGATGTCGACGAGCCCATAGATGGTGTGATTGCCGGCGATCAGCACGGCTCCCTCGCGCGGGACGTGCTCGAGGCCGATCGCTACGGGAGAGAACAGCCGCCGCAGCGGCTCGGCGACGCTGCGCAGGGAATCGGACGAAATCGGCTCGAAGTCGACGTCGGGGGAGTCCATGGAGCGCGTCCCGTCGCTCAGCGATCGCCCGCCCGGACTTCGGGGTGCTCGTCGATCGTCACGACCACGATCGAAAGATACACACCAGGAGGAGTGAGCACACCTCTCGCGTCACGCGATTGATCTCGAGGATCCCGTCCAACCCGGCGGTCGCCGGGATCGTCGTCCGGACATTCATCCACTTCGGGGTTGCCGTGGCGGCCGCCGGCAGCGTAGCACCAGACCATGCGTTGCTGGCGCCTCCCCTCCCTCCTCCTGATCGTCGCGACCGTGGGCAC harbors:
- a CDS encoding lysophospholipid acyltransferase family protein; this encodes MDSPDVDFEPISSDSLRSVAEPLRRLFSPVAIGLEHVPREGAVLIAGNHTIYGLVDIPMLGLAILNGTGRLVRGLGDHNHFAVPVWRDVLRRLGAVHGTRENCAALFAKGEAVLVFPGGGREVMKHKGERYKLIWKERVGFARLAIEHGVPIVPLASVGVDDMFEIVADAVDLLRSPVGDLLRALGITEQRWFRGGEILPPLSRGKGPLGLPRFERQYFLFGPPIDTRCWAGRHEDATACRKLRDEVAAAIEMQIADLLAVQSADPERYPLQRLLRRIAARLGA